AACCTCGTCTCCCGTCGTACCAGTTTGTACACCAATTTTAGAATTTTTCAATTCATCAAACTTTGTGACTTTCGAAGAAGCGGGCAGGGCGATCAATTGCACAGCTTCAAAGTAAGGTTCAGAAAAATCCATCACCTTTTTGCGCTCGTCATTGATGGTGATCGCCGACACCAAAATATCACGGTCGCCGGATTGAAGCTGGCTGAAAAGACCTTCCCAAGGTGTGTTCACGAATTTAAGTTTCAATCCCGATTTTTCAGCGATGGCCTTCAAAATGTCGATGTCAAAACCTTGTACCGTTTTGTCTGCAGTTTCGCTTTCAAACGGAGCGTAAGCTGCATCTGTTCCGACCACGAGTTCTTGCTTGGCTTGACCGGAAGCAGTTCCTTCAGGACTTTCAGATTTTTTGGTGCATGAAGTGAGTGTCAGTAAAAGAACAAGACCTAGTAGAATGCTTTTCATGGAAGTCTCCTCGCGTTCGTATAGACTCACTTGACCATGAGCTGCATCGTTGAGTCAAATGTCATTTAAGGAGTATTTCATGCGCGAAGCCCTGGGCAAAATCGCAGGTTCTATCTTGCGAAGCCTTTTTATTTCCATCGTCATGTTCGTCATAGTTTTTTCCGTTGTCACAGGGGAGTTCCCGCCGAACTTTGGGCGCATCAAAAAAACTTACGCCAGTCTTCAGCAGATGACTCAATTAAGCCGCCAAATTCATGAACAGCAAAAGGCCATGAAGCACCAGTACGCCAACTCCGGCGAAGTCGACGAACAAGACGTTGAAGCTTTGCAAGAACTCAATTTGAAGCGCGCGGAAATCGGCGCTGGAATCCTTGGTGATCCTAATGCTCCCTCGGCGGTGAGCGAAAGTGCGGACGTCAAAGAACTCAAAGAAAAAATCAAGGAAATGGAAGCGCAGCTTTATCGGTTGCAACATCGTGTGAGCGAATTGGAAGCTCGAAAGTAGGACGTTATGAATTTATTTTTCCGTCTTTTTTATATTCTTTTATTTTCCCGCTCCCGCAAGCCCGTTCAAATCATGGAGGAATGTGCCACTCCGTTTCGTGTATGGCCCACGGACTTAGATGTTTTACGACACATGAATAACGGCGTTTATTTTTCTCTCCAAGATTTGGCGCGCACGGATTATATGATTCGCGCGCAGGCGGCAAAAAAAATCGCAGAGCAGGGCTGGTATCCCGTTGTGGCTTCGGAGATGATTCGATTTCGCCGCTCACTTAAACTTTTTCAAAAGTTTGAACTCTGCACGCGTTTGATAAGCTGGGATGATAAGTACCTTTATCTTGAGCATAAGTTTATCAGTCGCGGTGACGTGATCGCCGTGGGAATGATCCGCGCGCGTTTTTTAAGTAAAACGGGTGGAACTGTTTCGCCTCAAGACCTTTTGAAAGTGTTGGACCTCTCGTTGCAAGCTCCATCGTTTCCCGAGCATTTAGCTTCTTGGATTTCTGCGGATCAAACGCACTCGAAGAGTTTAGGTCTTTGATTTAAGCAACGCTAGACTTTTGTCTTGATTGTTATACAACCTTAAGTCCTGTATCAAGGTAGGGCACTTGCCCCCTTGTCTATTCTTTTCCACAATGATTCAGTGGGATTAGAAATATCAAAATTGAAAAATATCAAGATGTTGGTCCTCGATGTGGACGGCGTCTTAACGGACACGCGTATTTGGTTTGATGGCAAAGAATGGCGTCGATTCTTTTCTATTCGTGACGGCGTGGGCATCAAACGTCTTATTGATTCTGGCTATAAAATTGCTGTGATTACGGGAACTAAGGCCGAAGACATTCGCACGCGTGTGAAAAATCTCGGAATTCAATATCTCTATGAAGGCGCTCTCGACAAAGAGCCCTCTTTCTTACAACTGCAACAGGAATCCGGAGTAAAGCCTGAAGAGATGGCTTACATCGGTGATGACATTTTTGACGTTCCTCTTTTGCAGACGGTGGCCTTTGGCGCGACTGTGCCAGAAGCCGTTGATGAAGTTCTTGAAATTGCTGATTACGTGACTCGCAGACCCGGAGGTATGGGCGCTGTGAGAGAAGTTTGTGATTACATCTATAAATATGGGGCTTTTTCCTCAGGTAGGTAATTCATGCTAAAAAATGGTTTCAAAGCCGTTATGATTATTGTTCTTGCCTTGTTGCTACACAAGGCGGCTTTTGCGGCTTCAGAGGTTGTCGAACTTCCTCCTGAAGAGTTGGCGCAAGAATCGGTTCTTCCGGTTTTTGATAAGCCAGTGAGCGTGAAAAACAGAAATGTGGTCACGGCGGGAAAATTTGACGTCGACGTTTTTTACGGTTACGCGATGACGGAACCTATTGCGAACGTCAGCAAGCTTGGTTTGGGCGTATACTACAACTGGAGTGAAGAGCACGCAATTGGTTTGTTCTTTGCTAACAACATGTCAGGTCTTTCTGATTATGCAAAACAAATCGAAAAAACGCCAGCCACTCACTTGGATTTATCTAAAGCTCCAATGCCGAAAAATACCATTATGGCTGATTACAACTTAAAAGCTTTCTACGGAAAGATGAGTATCACGAAGTCTTTGGTGTTTAATACGGTTCTTTACGGCTCAGGTTCTTTGGGTGTTGTTCAGTATGAACACAAAACTTATCCGGCTGTTGCTGTGGGTTTAGGTCAAAAATTTTACTTTAACAGAGATTGGGCTTTGCGCTTTGATTTGCGTCTTTATGCGAATCAAGGTCCGGTGCCTTTTCTAGGTGGAAGTAAAATGCACGAAGGAACGCCAAGACCGTCATTCGATGAATTCCAAGAGAGAGTTCTTTACACGACCAATCTCGACATCGGTCTTTCGTATCTATTTTAAGGGGAGCTAAGGCATGTTTATGAAAAAACAAACATACATTTTTCTGATGCTGATGATGCTGGCTCCTTTGGGAGTGAAAGCACAATCAGAAACGGGTGATGATTTAGACGTGATTGAGTTGGAACTGGATAAAGCCGCTCCGGCAAAACAAGCTCCGGCGAATTCAGCTCCGAGCTACCAGGAGTCAACGGCACCCAGAGACAACACACTCACAGATTTCTCCGGTCTTGGAACTTTGGCTCCGTTTAAAGAAATTTCTGTCATTCAAAAAAGATTCTTGCCAAAAACAGGTCGCTTCCAACTTTTTGGGGGTGCGACGGTCCTTACCAACAATCCGTTCTTTAATACGATCGGTGGCGTGGCTAAGGCGAGTTACTTCTTAAGTGAGTCTTGGGGCGTGGAGCTGAACTATTTCGGTCTTACGACGTCTGAAAGACAAACAACCGAAGAACTTCGCGACATTCAGGGTGTGAGCACAGAAAACTTAGTTTATCCAAAATCTTTCATCGGTCTTGATCTGATGTACGTTCCTATCTACGGAAAGATGACTTGGTTTAACGAAAAGATCGTACCTTTTGATCTTTATTTTTCTGCGGGATACGGAACAACGAATACGCAAGCTGGAGAGAACGCAGGAACACTGCACTTAGCAACAGGCCAGATTTTCGCTTTGACGAAGGCCTATGCCGTTCGTTGGGATTTTAGCTGGAACTTCTTTAACGCTAAAGGTATCGACGGTTCACAAAATTCATTCAACAACCTCTTCCTCACTGTGGGTATGAGTTGGTTCTTTCCGGAGGCTAGTTACCGATGAGAAAATTATTACTACTCCTGATAGCCACAAGTTTTACACTGCCGATTGCAAGTTCAGCCCAGCGAAAAACGTTGAAGCCTGCAAGAAAAGCAGCTCCAGTGTACAACAGCAATACTCGTGAAGCGACTCTGCGCAACCAGTTGAGCAACGCTCTTCGTATGGCGCAAAGCGGGCAATATGAATCCGCTGCGAATAATCTATTCTCACTCGCACGCCGTCCTGAATTAGCGGCAGATCGTCCACAGATTAAGTACATCTTGGGAACGATGTTGATTGAGCTCAAACTTTATCAAACAGCGGCTTTCCAGTTTGTCGATGTCATCCGTTCAAAACATCCTAAATATTCCAAACTCGCGATCGAAAAACTTTCGATTGTGGCGGACACTTTAGGGGATGACACGATCTTGAATTACGCGATTTCTCGCGTGGATCTCAATGATTTCCCAAGTAACTTGAAAGACATGATCCACTTCCGTTTGGGAGAAATCAAACTTCGCAACAGAGATTTCTCCGGCGCCGCCGATCTTTTTGGTCGCGTGAGTTACGGAAGCAGCTATTACTTCCAAGCTCTTTACAACAAGGGTCTTGCGGAGCTTGAAGCGAATCAACCATCTTTGGCGATTGGAACTTTCAATAAAATGTTGGACGCTCGTCGCAAAGCTCCGGTGACGGACACAAACAGAGTGGCGGCGCAAATGGGCTTGGCTC
This region of Bdellovibrio sp. BCCA genomic DNA includes:
- a CDS encoding outer membrane beta-barrel domain-containing protein yields the protein MKKQTYIFLMLMMLAPLGVKAQSETGDDLDVIELELDKAAPAKQAPANSAPSYQESTAPRDNTLTDFSGLGTLAPFKEISVIQKRFLPKTGRFQLFGGATVLTNNPFFNTIGGVAKASYFLSESWGVELNYFGLTTSERQTTEELRDIQGVSTENLVYPKSFIGLDLMYVPIYGKMTWFNEKIVPFDLYFSAGYGTTNTQAGENAGTLHLATGQIFALTKAYAVRWDFSWNFFNAKGIDGSQNSFNNLFLTVGMSWFFPEASYR
- a CDS encoding KdsC family phosphatase, which codes for MKNIKMLVLDVDGVLTDTRIWFDGKEWRRFFSIRDGVGIKRLIDSGYKIAVITGTKAEDIRTRVKNLGIQYLYEGALDKEPSFLQLQQESGVKPEEMAYIGDDIFDVPLLQTVAFGATVPEAVDEVLEIADYVTRRPGGMGAVREVCDYIYKYGAFSSGR
- a CDS encoding acyl-CoA thioesterase, producing the protein MNLFFRLFYILLFSRSRKPVQIMEECATPFRVWPTDLDVLRHMNNGVYFSLQDLARTDYMIRAQAAKKIAEQGWYPVVASEMIRFRRSLKLFQKFELCTRLISWDDKYLYLEHKFISRGDVIAVGMIRARFLSKTGGTVSPQDLLKVLDLSLQAPSFPEHLASWISADQTHSKSLGL
- a CDS encoding basic amino acid ABC transporter substrate-binding protein encodes the protein MKSILLGLVLLLTLTSCTKKSESPEGTASGQAKQELVVGTDAAYAPFESETADKTVQGFDIDILKAIAEKSGLKLKFVNTPWEGLFSQLQSGDRDILVSAITINDERKKVMDFSEPYFEAVQLIALPASSKVTKFDELKNSKIGVQTGTTGDEVSSRLLGKSNPNIKRFEGTPLALQELENGGVDAVVADNGVVNNFLANNPKTFKTISDASFSKEHYGIAVKKGNAELLKKINDGLSAIKADGTYDRIYKTYFGEKKN
- a CDS encoding outer membrane beta-barrel domain-containing protein, with the protein product MIIVLALLLHKAAFAASEVVELPPEELAQESVLPVFDKPVSVKNRNVVTAGKFDVDVFYGYAMTEPIANVSKLGLGVYYNWSEEHAIGLFFANNMSGLSDYAKQIEKTPATHLDLSKAPMPKNTIMADYNLKAFYGKMSITKSLVFNTVLYGSGSLGVVQYEHKTYPAVAVGLGQKFYFNRDWALRFDLRLYANQGPVPFLGGSKMHEGTPRPSFDEFQERVLYTTNLDIGLSYLF